A stretch of Leisingera sp. S132 DNA encodes these proteins:
- a CDS encoding peptidoglycan -binding protein encodes MALSRRTGQRFQASIWPGFVDAMTGLLLVLMFVLTIFMVVQFVLRETITGQESQLDELSAEVRALASALGLEERENSRLNARLGALASTLNTAEQDLAQARSLITSLTAERDRQAGELAEAASRITSFEAQVAALIASRDAAQARVADLDAARETLEAARAALLSEQEALNLALAQARGEIDAQAEAARLAAAEREAMEALIASLETEQAAKTEEIAGLQEQLNAEESARLLEAAAAEALRERLQSADAELTAMTLALEAQRQQAEDTLTLLAAAEAARKQLDAQLSELETARAGSDAEAGRLAAELAAAKAALTAAESQSEDLDVLRQRLLAALAAQETAEASAAEQLTRAEERAALLAQARDALSQEQAVSEEARRETALLNQQVAALREQLGGLQAILDDYQARDAAQQVQLQNLGQDLNAALARAASEERKRRLLEEQERKRLEAEAEALTAKAQDLERYRSEFFGRLRDLLGTQEGVRIQGDRFVFASEVLFPPGSATLSPAGRVEIAKVVSILQSVVAAIPPEINWIIRVDGHTDNTPLGVHPKFADNWELSQGRALSVVRYMVEALGVPPSRLAANGFGEYQPVNPADTPEARAQNRRIELKFTEK; translated from the coding sequence ATGGCCCTTTCCCGGCGCACAGGACAGCGGTTTCAGGCCTCGATCTGGCCCGGCTTCGTCGATGCGATGACCGGGCTGCTGCTGGTTCTGATGTTTGTGCTGACCATCTTCATGGTGGTGCAATTCGTGCTGCGCGAAACCATCACCGGACAGGAAAGCCAGCTTGATGAACTCTCTGCCGAGGTCCGCGCGCTGGCTTCGGCGCTGGGGCTGGAGGAACGCGAGAACAGCCGCCTGAACGCCCGGCTGGGGGCGCTGGCTTCGACACTCAACACGGCGGAACAGGATCTGGCGCAGGCCCGCAGCCTGATCACCTCGCTGACGGCTGAACGCGACCGCCAGGCCGGCGAACTGGCAGAGGCCGCCAGCCGTATCACCAGTTTCGAGGCCCAGGTTGCCGCCCTGATCGCCAGCCGCGACGCTGCTCAGGCGCGGGTTGCGGATCTGGACGCCGCACGCGAAACCCTGGAGGCGGCCCGCGCCGCGCTGCTGAGCGAGCAGGAAGCCCTGAACCTCGCTCTGGCCCAGGCCCGCGGCGAAATCGACGCCCAGGCAGAAGCCGCCCGGCTGGCGGCGGCCGAGCGTGAGGCGATGGAGGCGCTGATCGCCAGCCTTGAGACGGAGCAGGCGGCGAAGACCGAAGAAATCGCAGGCCTGCAGGAGCAACTCAATGCGGAGGAATCTGCCCGGCTGCTGGAGGCCGCAGCCGCCGAAGCCTTGCGCGAAAGACTGCAGTCGGCGGATGCCGAACTGACCGCCATGACCCTGGCCCTGGAGGCGCAGCGGCAGCAGGCGGAGGACACCCTGACCCTGCTGGCCGCGGCAGAGGCGGCCCGGAAACAGCTGGATGCGCAGCTTTCGGAGCTGGAAACCGCCCGCGCCGGCTCTGACGCCGAAGCCGGACGCCTGGCCGCGGAACTGGCCGCGGCCAAGGCCGCTCTCACCGCGGCAGAAAGCCAGTCCGAAGACCTTGATGTGCTGCGCCAGCGGCTGCTTGCCGCACTGGCCGCGCAGGAGACCGCAGAAGCCAGCGCCGCTGAACAGCTGACCCGGGCCGAAGAACGCGCCGCCCTGCTGGCCCAGGCGCGGGACGCGCTGTCGCAAGAGCAGGCGGTGTCAGAGGAAGCCCGCCGCGAAACCGCGCTGCTCAATCAGCAGGTCGCAGCCTTGCGCGAACAGCTGGGCGGCTTGCAGGCCATTCTCGACGACTACCAGGCTCGCGATGCAGCGCAGCAGGTGCAGCTGCAGAACCTCGGCCAGGACCTGAACGCGGCCCTGGCCCGGGCGGCTTCCGAGGAACGCAAGCGGCGGCTGCTGGAAGAGCAGGAGCGCAAGCGGCTGGAGGCCGAAGCGGAGGCGCTCACCGCCAAGGCACAGGACCTGGAGCGCTACCGCTCAGAGTTCTTCGGGCGCCTGCGCGATCTGCTGGGCACGCAGGAGGGCGTCCGCATTCAGGGCGACCGCTTTGTCTTTGCTTCCGAGGTGCTGTTCCCGCCCGGCAGCGCCACTCTGTCGCCTGCAGGCCGGGTGGAGATCGCCAAGGTGGTGTCGATCCTGCAAAGCGTGGTGGCGGCGATCCCGCCGGAGATCAACTGGATCATCCGGGTGGACGGGCACACCGACAATACGCCCCTGGGGGTACATCCGAAATTTGCCGACAACTGGGAGCTCAGCCAGGGCCGGGCGCTGTCGGTGGTGCGCTACATGGTGGAGGCGCTTGGGGTGCCGCCCTCGCGGCTGGCGGCCAACGGCTTTGGCGAATACCAGCCGGTGAACCCGGCGGACACGCCGGAGGCGCGCGCGCAGAACCGCCGGATCGAGCTGAAATTCACTGAGAAATAA
- a CDS encoding M23 family metallopeptidase: protein MRLAALLTSMSLAAPAAAGDFRLQFPLDCTLGESCHIQQFVDRDPGPGARDFTCGTLSYDGHKGTDIALPYLTDMQAGVQVRAAADGVVLGTRNTMADEYATAENAAGIEGMECGNGVVLRHGGGWETQYCHMKRGSILVESGQKVKAGEVLGEVGLSGKTQFPHLHLSVRKDGAVVDPFSPEAADTCGTQPEQTLWASLPPYQAGGVLGAGFSTAIPDYGAVKTGTADEAPLPPDAPAFVFWAYAYGGQAGDFMELNVTGPGGEFVAHSEALQKNQAQFFRAAGRRLRGGQWPAGSYTGVARLLRDGHEIARFVRSMTIAAQ from the coding sequence ATGCGCCTCGCAGCGCTGCTGACCTCAATGTCGCTCGCCGCGCCTGCCGCGGCGGGCGATTTCCGTTTGCAGTTTCCGCTGGACTGCACCCTGGGCGAAAGCTGCCACATCCAGCAGTTCGTGGACCGTGATCCCGGGCCGGGTGCCCGTGATTTCACCTGCGGCACGCTCAGCTATGACGGGCACAAGGGCACCGACATCGCCCTGCCCTACCTGACGGACATGCAGGCAGGCGTGCAGGTGCGTGCGGCAGCGGACGGGGTTGTGCTGGGCACCCGCAACACGATGGCGGACGAGTATGCCACGGCGGAGAATGCCGCCGGCATTGAGGGCATGGAATGCGGCAATGGCGTGGTGCTGCGCCATGGCGGCGGCTGGGAGACACAGTACTGCCATATGAAGCGCGGCTCGATCCTGGTGGAAAGCGGCCAGAAGGTGAAGGCCGGCGAAGTGCTGGGCGAGGTTGGCCTCTCGGGCAAGACCCAGTTCCCGCATCTGCATCTGTCGGTGCGCAAGGACGGCGCGGTCGTGGATCCGTTCTCCCCGGAGGCTGCGGACACCTGCGGAACCCAGCCGGAGCAGACGCTGTGGGCCAGCCTGCCGCCTTATCAGGCGGGCGGCGTTCTGGGCGCCGGTTTCAGCACCGCCATCCCGGATTACGGGGCCGTCAAGACCGGAACCGCCGATGAGGCACCTTTGCCGCCGGATGCGCCGGCCTTTGTATTCTGGGCCTATGCCTATGGCGGCCAGGCCGGGGACTTCATGGAGCTGAACGTGACCGGCCCCGGCGGGGAGTTCGTCGCCCACAGCGAAGCGCTGCAAAAGAACCAGGCGCAGTTCTTTCGCGCCGCGGGTCGGCGCCTGCGCGGCGGGCAGTGGCCGGCAGGCAGCTATACCGGCGTGGCCCGTCTGCTGCGGGACGGTCACGAAATCGCCCGCTTCGTGCGCAGCATGACCATCGCGGCCCAGTAA
- a CDS encoding biopolymer transporter ExbB: MAQPDRKTRPQFSQPVRQIIMMLIALGLSGFGAFVALPRVLPVFQANPWLNGFIVFVFVIGVLACFWQVVQLIGSVRWIERFAGGDNQEHRRPPSILAPLASLLATRSARMQLGSASTRSILDSVASRIDEDREITRYIVNLLIFLGLLGTFYGLATTVPAVVDTIRSLAPQEGEEGLSVFNRLMTGLEAQLGGMGVAFASSLLGLAGSLIVGLLELFAGHGQNRFYRELEEWLSSITRVSFSSGEDGGGDSGVVSQVLDTMAEQMEMLQEMFVETAEGRAAVDQRLTELVETIQEMNRRQDQTGTITAALDRVAVGQEALTEILRAQGEHGGIDAESRMRLRSIDVQMLRILEEISAGRQESLAELRKDIDLMIKAFARPRGLSRGGLPDRGPGE, from the coding sequence AGACCCGGCCGCAGTTCTCCCAGCCGGTGCGGCAGATCATCATGATGCTGATCGCACTGGGGCTATCGGGGTTCGGCGCCTTTGTGGCGCTGCCGCGGGTGCTGCCGGTGTTCCAGGCCAATCCCTGGCTCAACGGGTTCATCGTTTTTGTCTTCGTGATCGGGGTGCTGGCCTGTTTCTGGCAGGTGGTGCAGCTGATCGGTTCGGTGCGCTGGATCGAGCGTTTTGCCGGCGGGGACAACCAGGAACACCGCCGCCCGCCGTCGATACTGGCACCCTTGGCCTCGCTCCTGGCGACGCGCAGCGCGCGGATGCAGCTGGGCTCGGCCTCCACCCGCTCCATTCTGGACTCGGTGGCCAGCCGCATCGATGAAGACCGCGAAATCACCCGCTACATTGTCAACCTGCTGATTTTTCTGGGCCTTCTCGGCACCTTCTACGGCCTGGCCACAACCGTTCCCGCCGTTGTCGACACCATCCGCAGCCTGGCGCCGCAGGAGGGCGAAGAAGGCCTGTCGGTCTTCAACCGTCTGATGACCGGGCTGGAGGCGCAGCTGGGCGGCATGGGCGTGGCCTTCGCCTCTTCGCTGCTGGGCCTTGCCGGGTCGCTGATCGTTGGCCTGCTTGAACTCTTCGCAGGCCACGGCCAGAACCGCTTTTACCGCGAGCTGGAGGAATGGCTTTCCTCCATCACCCGCGTCAGCTTCTCCTCGGGTGAGGACGGCGGCGGCGACAGCGGCGTGGTCTCCCAGGTGCTCGACACCATGGCGGAGCAAATGGAAATGCTGCAGGAAATGTTTGTCGAGACCGCCGAGGGCCGCGCAGCGGTGGACCAGCGGCTGACAGAGCTGGTGGAAACCATCCAGGAGATGAACCGCCGTCAGGATCAGACCGGCACCATCACCGCGGCACTGGACCGGGTTGCAGTGGGGCAGGAGGCGCTGACCGAGATCCTGCGCGCGCAGGGAGAGCACGGCGGCATCGACGCCGAAAGCCGGATGCGGCTGCGCTCGATCGACGTGCAGATGCTGCGGATCCTCGAAGAAATCTCCGCAGGCCGCCAGGAGAGCCTGGCCGAGCTGCGCAAGGACATCGACCTGATGATCAAGGCTTTCGCGCGCCCGCGCGGACTGTCCCGCGGCGGTCTGCCGGACCGCGGCCCGGGGGAATAA